The Campylobacter armoricus sequence ATCGTATAGGAAAATCAGAAAGTTTTCATTTTGAAGGTGGAATAAGTCAGTTTGTAATGGATATGAATAAAAAACAAGCTTTAACTAAAGCTATATTTTTTAATGTGGATGAAGAAGATGTAAATGTTGAAGTAGCATTGCTTTATAATGATGCTTATAATGAAAATTTACTTTCTTTTGTAAATAATATTAAAACTCCAGATGGTGGAACACACGAAGCTGGTTTTAGAATGGGCTTAACTCGTGTTATAAGTAATTACATTGAAGCAAATGCAAGTGCTAGAGAAAAAGATTCTAAGATAACAGGTGATGATGTAAGGGAAGGTTTGATAGCCGTTGTAAGTGTAAAAGTGCCTGAACCTCAATTTGAAGGACAAACTAAAGGAAAATTAGGTTCAAGTTATGTTCGCCCTATAGTTTCAAAAGCTTCTTTTGAATATTTAACAAAATATTTTGAAGAAAATCCTATAGAAGCAAAGGCTATAATGAATAAAGCTTTAATGGCAGCTCGTGGTAGAGAAGCTGCTAAAAAAGCAAGAGAATTAACCCGTAAAAAAGAAAGTTCAAGTGTAGGAACTTTACCGGGTAAATTAGCTGATTGTCAAAGTAAAGACCCAAGTGAAAGTGAAATTTATTTAGTTGAAGGTGATAGTGCTGGAGGTTCTGCAAAACAGGGTAGAGAAAGAACTTTCCAAGCGATTTTACCTTTAAGAGGTAAAATACTTAATGTTGAAAAAGCAAGGCTTGATAAAATTTTAAAATCAGAACAAATTCAAAATATGATTACAGCTTTTGGTTGTGGAATCGGTGATGAGTTTGATATAGAAAAATTAAGATATCATAAAATCATTATCATGACCGATGCTGATGTGGATGGTTCTCATATACAAACTTTGCTTTTAACATTCTTCTTTCGCTTTATGAATGATCTTGTAGCAAATGGACATATTTATTTAGCTCAACCACCTTTATACCGCTATAAAAAAGGTCAGAAAAAAGAAATTTATCTAAAAGATGAAAAAGCTTTAAATGATTATTTAATTGAAACAGGTATAGAAAGTTCTACTTATGAGGGCATAGGATTAAATGATTTAAAAGATTTTTTAAAAATAGTCGCAGCCTATAGAAGTGTTTTAAAAGAATTAGAAAAAAGATTTAATGTAATTTCAGTGATTAGATACTTGATAGAAAATCCTGATTTGATAAAAGCTTCTAATGAAGAATTATTTAAAGTTATAAAAGAATTTTTAGAAAAGCAAAATCACAATATCTTAAATTCATACATTAATGAAAATGAAATTCGCATATATGTGCAAACTGAAAATGGTTTAGAAGAACTTATTATCAATGATGACTTATTTACTAATCCTTTATATGAAGAAGCAAATTATATTTATCAAAAAATCAAAGATAGAGATTTAAAATTTGATAAAGATATTTTAGAAATTTTAGATGAAGTTGAAAAAAATGCTAAAAAAGGTGCTTATATACAACGCTATAAAGGTCTTGGTGAAATGAATCCTGAACAACTTTGGGAAACAACTATGGATCCAAGTAATCGTCGTTTGTTAAAGATCACCATAGAAGATGCCCAAAGAGCAAATGATACTTTTAACCTTTTCATGGGTGATGATGTAGAACCACGCCGTGAGTATATACAAGCACACGCTAAAGATGTTAAGCATTTGGATGTTTAATATTTAAATGATTTTTTTAATTGGAGGGCAAGGTCATAGTGGAAAGACCTTGCTTGCTCAAAGACTTCTTGAAAAATTTTCTTATCCTTATTTGAGTTTAGATCATTTAAAAATGGGTTTGATTAAAGGAATGAAAGATTTCCCTTTTAAAGCAAATGAGGATGAAAAAATAGCTGAGTTTTTATTTCCTATTGTAGATGGTATAATTCAAACTTGTATAGAAAATGAACAAAATTTAATCATTGAAGGAATTTATCTTACTCCAAAAAAGCTACAAAAATTTCAAAATCATTCTAATATTAAAATACTTTATATCATTTTTTCAAAAGAATATATTTTACAAAATTATGAATTAATTTATAAAAAAGAAAATGTTATAGAAAAGCGTTTATTTAGTGAAAAAGAAGAAATAAATACTCTTATTTTAAATCATCAAAAACTTAAAGCTCAATGTGAAAATTTAAATCTTTCTTTTATTGAAATTCAAAAAGACTATGAAGCTGAATTAAAAAATGCAATAGATTTTTTTGCTTAAAAGCAAGTAAATAGTTATATAATATCTAAAAAAATATAAGGATTAAAATGCATTTTACTCAGCAGCAATTGCAACGATTAATGCTTCATTATGCAGGGAAGATCGCTAAAGATAGAAAAGAACAAAAAATAAAATTAAATTATAATGAAGCTTTAGCTTATATATGTTATGAATTAATGGAACTTGCAAGAAAAAATTTAAGTGTAAGTGAATTGATGAGTATAGGAAAAACTTTACTTACAAGTGAAGATGTAATTGATGGTGTTGCAAGTATGCTTGATGAAATTCAAATAGAACTTCCTTTTGAAGATGGTACAAAATTAGTTACCATACACGAACCTATAGCAAATGATGATAAAATAAAAGCTGGAGAGATATTTTTATCATCAGAATTTATTATACTTAATGAAAATAAAACTTCTATAGAAATCAAAGTAAGCAATAAAGGTGATCGTCCTATACAAGTTGGTTCGCATTTTCATTTCTTTGAAGTTAATCGCTTTTTGTCTTTTGATAGAGAAAAAGCTTATGGAAAAAGATTAAATATCGCTTCAGGAACAAGTGTGAGATTTGAACCAGGTGAAGAAAAAACAATTAGTTTGATTGAATTTGGTGGTTTAAAAAAGGTTTTAGGTTTTAATAATCTTTGTGATGATTTTATTAATGATGAAAATAAAACTAAAGCTTTATCAAAAGCAAAAGAGAAAGGATTTCTTTGATTAAGATTAGCAAAAAAGACTATGTGAATATGTATGGTCCAACAACTAATGATAGAGTAAGATTAGCAGATACAGATTTAATTTTAAGAGTAGAAAAAGATTATACTTTATATGGCGAAGAAGTTAAATTTGGTGGTGGTAAAAATATCAGAGATGGTATGGCTCAAAGTGTGAGTGAGGGAGACTTTCCAGATTTAGTTTTAACTAATGCTTTGATTGTTGATTATACTGGTATTTATAAAGCAGATATTGGGATAAAAAATGGCTATATAGTAGGTATAGGAAAAGCAGGTAATCCTGATATACAAGATGGAGTTGATCCTAGCTTAATTATAGGCACAAGTACTGATATTATCGGTGCAGAAGGTTTAATAGTAACTGCAGGTGGTATTGATACTCATATACATTTTATCTCCCCAACTCAAATTGAATGTGCTTTATATAGTGGTGTTACTACTATGATAGGAGGTGGCATAGGACCAAGTGAGGGAACAAATGCTACAACTTGCACAAGTGGAGTTTATCATATACATTCTATGTTAAAAGCTACACAGAACTACCCTATGAATTTTGGCTTTTTAGGTAAAGGAAATTCAAGTGATAAAAATGCCTTAAAAGAGCAAATTATAGCCGGTGTATGTGGTTTAAAAATTCATGAAGATTGGGGTGCTACTTCTAGTGTGATTAATGCTAGTTTAAATATAGCTGATGAAATGGATATACAAGTAGCTATTCATACAGATACTTTAAATGAAGCAGGTTTTGTAGAAGATACGATTAAAGCTATTAATGGTAGAGTTATTCATACTTTCCATACTGAAGGCGCAGGTGGTGGCCATGCTCCTGATATTATTAAAATGGCAGGTTTTGAAAATGTTTTACCTGCAAGTACTAATCCTACTATGCCTTTTACTAAAAATACCATTGATGAGCATTTAGATATGCTTATGGTTTGTCATCATTTAGATAATAAAATCAAAGAAGATGTTGAATTTGCAGATAGTAGAATTCGCCCTGAAACTATAGCAGCAGAAGATAAACTTCATGATATGGGTGTTTTTAGTATTATGAGTAGTGATTCTCAAGCTATGGGACGCGTAGGTGAAGTGATTTTAAGAACATGGCAAAGTGCTGATAAATGTAAAAAAGAATTTGGCGCTTTGAAAGAAGATAATGATTTAGATGATAATTTTCGTATTAAACGCTATATAGCAAAATATACTATAAATCCTGCTATTGCACATGGGATTGATAGCTATGTTGGTTCTATTGAAGTAGGAAAATTTGCTGATTTAGTGCTTTGGCAACCTAAATTTTTTGGAGTAAAACCAAAGCTTATTTTAAAAGGCGGTTTAATAGTAGGTGCAAAAATAGGCGATGCTAATGCTTCTATCCCAACACCTGAGCCTATTATCTATGAAAAAATGTTTGGAGCAAATTTAAATGAAAATGCTTTACATTTTGTTTCTAAAGCTTCTTTAGATGCTAATATACCTGAAAAATTAAGTTTAAAAAGAAAATGTGTTGCAGTAAAAAATTGTAGAAATATCACTAAAAAAGATTTGAAATTTAATGATAAAGTTCAAGATATAGAAGTAAATCCACAAACTTATGAAGTTAAAATAAATGGTGAGCTTATTAGCTCTAAGAGTGTTGATTCTTTAGCTTTAGCTAGAAAATATTTTATGATTTGATGATTTTACTTCAAAATAAAATAACGCATTATGATTTGAATAAAGAATGTGATTTTTTAGAGCTTAGTTGGTTTGATACTTTTAAAAAAATATTAAGAACAACAACTTTAAAAGGGCTTGATATTGCTATAAAAATGCCTGATAATAAAGGTTTAAATCATAATGATTGTTTATATGATGAGGATTTTTTAATTTTAGTGAAAATCAAACCTGAGAAGGTTTTAAAAATTCACATAGAAAATGAATATAACCTTGCTTTAATAAGTTATCAAGTGGGTAATATGCATTTAAATTTATTTTATAAAGATCATAAACTCATCACTTTGGAACAAAACTCTATTATAAGGTTTTTGGAAAAATTTAATATAAAATACGAAAAATGTGAGGAAATTTTAGAGCCAAAATATATGCTTGATATGCCAAGTTTTATTCAAGTTGATCCAAATTTTAAACTTATTAAAGAGTAAAGATGAATAAATTAAATTTTTTACTTTTACAAATTAGTGATTCTTCTTTTCCTATAGGAGCTTTTTCACATTCTTTTGGTTTAGAATCTTATGTGAATTTTGGTTATATAAAAAATATAGAAGATGCCAAAAAATTTTTAAAAACTCAGCTTTATTCTAATATTTTGTATTTTGAGCTTTTAGCTTTGAAGATAGCTTATGAAAATGCAAATGATATAGAAAAATTACTGCTTTATCAAAGAAAATTTTTATCAAGTATAGTCGCAAAAGAACAAAGTCAAGCTTATGTTTTTTTGGCTAAACGCTTTGTAAAAAATGTCAGTCTTTATGGATTATCAAATTCTTTATTAAATCAATACATTAAAGAAAATCAAACTCCTATTTATCCTTTTGCATATGCTTTATTTTGTAAAGATAATGAGCTTGATTTTATGTATGAAAGTTTTTTGTTTGCTTTGATGAGTAATTTTATTAATATTCTTGTTAAAATTGTACCTTTATCGCAAAATGAAGGGCAAATTTTACTTTTTCAATTACAGCAAGATTTTCAAAAAGTTCTTTCTAAATTAAAAAATTTAAGTTTAAAAGATTGGTGTGAAAATCACAATATCTTAAATGATTATTTGGGTATAAAACACCAAAATTTAGCATTTAAAATTTATATTTCTTAAAAGGGTTATAATGATTAAAATAGGCATAGGTGGTCCTGTAGGTAGTGGTAAAACAGCTTTAGTATTAAATTTATGTCAAGCTTTGAAAGATGAGCTTTCTTTGGCTGTAATTACGAATGATATTTATACAAATGAAGATGCAAATTTTTTAATCAAACAAGGTGTTCTTGAAAAAGAAAGAATTATAGGAGTGCAAACTGGAGGTTGCCCTCATACAGCCATTAGAGAAGATGCTTCTTGTAATCTTGAAGCTATTGAGCTTTTACAAGAACGCTTTAGTGATTTAGATCTTATTTTTATAGAAAGTGGTGGAGATAAT is a genomic window containing:
- the gyrB gene encoding DNA topoisomerase (ATP-hydrolyzing) subunit B, whose translation is MQENQNYNAGNIKVLKGLEAVRKRPGMYIGDTNIGGLHHMIYEVVDNSIDEAMAGFCDTINVEITTEGSCIVSDNGRGIPVGIHPTENIPTLTVVLTVLHAGGKFDKDTYKVSGGLHGVGVSVVNALSKKLIATVHRDGEIYRQEFSEGKVTSDFETIGKSKKTGTIIEFWPDEQIFEITNFDYEILAKRFRELAYLNPKITINFKDNRIGKSESFHFEGGISQFVMDMNKKQALTKAIFFNVDEEDVNVEVALLYNDAYNENLLSFVNNIKTPDGGTHEAGFRMGLTRVISNYIEANASAREKDSKITGDDVREGLIAVVSVKVPEPQFEGQTKGKLGSSYVRPIVSKASFEYLTKYFEENPIEAKAIMNKALMAARGREAAKKARELTRKKESSSVGTLPGKLADCQSKDPSESEIYLVEGDSAGGSAKQGRERTFQAILPLRGKILNVEKARLDKILKSEQIQNMITAFGCGIGDEFDIEKLRYHKIIIMTDADVDGSHIQTLLLTFFFRFMNDLVANGHIYLAQPPLYRYKKGQKKEIYLKDEKALNDYLIETGIESSTYEGIGLNDLKDFLKIVAAYRSVLKELEKRFNVISVIRYLIENPDLIKASNEELFKVIKEFLEKQNHNILNSYINENEIRIYVQTENGLEELIINDDLFTNPLYEEANYIYQKIKDRDLKFDKDILEILDEVEKNAKKGAYIQRYKGLGEMNPEQLWETTMDPSNRRLLKITIEDAQRANDTFNLFMGDDVEPRREYIQAHAKDVKHLDV
- a CDS encoding adenylate kinase, encoding MIFLIGGQGHSGKTLLAQRLLEKFSYPYLSLDHLKMGLIKGMKDFPFKANEDEKIAEFLFPIVDGIIQTCIENEQNLIIEGIYLTPKKLQKFQNHSNIKILYIIFSKEYILQNYELIYKKENVIEKRLFSEKEEINTLILNHQKLKAQCENLNLSFIEIQKDYEAELKNAIDFFA
- the ureB gene encoding urease subunit beta codes for the protein MHFTQQQLQRLMLHYAGKIAKDRKEQKIKLNYNEALAYICYELMELARKNLSVSELMSIGKTLLTSEDVIDGVASMLDEIQIELPFEDGTKLVTIHEPIANDDKIKAGEIFLSSEFIILNENKTSIEIKVSNKGDRPIQVGSHFHFFEVNRFLSFDREKAYGKRLNIASGTSVRFEPGEEKTISLIEFGGLKKVLGFNNLCDDFINDENKTKALSKAKEKGFL
- the ureC gene encoding urease subunit alpha, translated to MIKISKKDYVNMYGPTTNDRVRLADTDLILRVEKDYTLYGEEVKFGGGKNIRDGMAQSVSEGDFPDLVLTNALIVDYTGIYKADIGIKNGYIVGIGKAGNPDIQDGVDPSLIIGTSTDIIGAEGLIVTAGGIDTHIHFISPTQIECALYSGVTTMIGGGIGPSEGTNATTCTSGVYHIHSMLKATQNYPMNFGFLGKGNSSDKNALKEQIIAGVCGLKIHEDWGATSSVINASLNIADEMDIQVAIHTDTLNEAGFVEDTIKAINGRVIHTFHTEGAGGGHAPDIIKMAGFENVLPASTNPTMPFTKNTIDEHLDMLMVCHHLDNKIKEDVEFADSRIRPETIAAEDKLHDMGVFSIMSSDSQAMGRVGEVILRTWQSADKCKKEFGALKEDNDLDDNFRIKRYIAKYTINPAIAHGIDSYVGSIEVGKFADLVLWQPKFFGVKPKLILKGGLIVGAKIGDANASIPTPEPIIYEKMFGANLNENALHFVSKASLDANIPEKLSLKRKCVAVKNCRNITKKDLKFNDKVQDIEVNPQTYEVKINGELISSKSVDSLALARKYFMI
- a CDS encoding urease accessory protein UreE; its protein translation is MILLQNKITHYDLNKECDFLELSWFDTFKKILRTTTLKGLDIAIKMPDNKGLNHNDCLYDEDFLILVKIKPEKVLKIHIENEYNLALISYQVGNMHLNLFYKDHKLITLEQNSIIRFLEKFNIKYEKCEEILEPKYMLDMPSFIQVDPNFKLIKE
- a CDS encoding urease accessory protein UreF → MNKLNFLLLQISDSSFPIGAFSHSFGLESYVNFGYIKNIEDAKKFLKTQLYSNILYFELLALKIAYENANDIEKLLLYQRKFLSSIVAKEQSQAYVFLAKRFVKNVSLYGLSNSLLNQYIKENQTPIYPFAYALFCKDNELDFMYESFLFALMSNFINILVKIVPLSQNEGQILLFQLQQDFQKVLSKLKNLSLKDWCENHNILNDYLGIKHQNLAFKIYIS
- the ureG gene encoding urease accessory protein UreG translates to MIKIGIGGPVGSGKTALVLNLCQALKDELSLAVITNDIYTNEDANFLIKQGVLEKERIIGVQTGGCPHTAIREDASCNLEAIELLQERFSDLDLIFIESGGDNLSMTFSPELVDFFIFVIDVAQGEKIPRKGGPAICRSDLMIINKIDLAPYVNASLKIMQEDTLKMRGDRPFIMSNLQTKEGLEEIITWIKKYTLLKD